The DNA window CAACTGCCACACTGCCCAAAATGCGATTCGACTTACACTTATGAAGACAACGGCATGTACATCTGCCCGGAATGCGCCCATGAGTGGAACCCTGCCGAAGCCACGGAAGAAAACGACGTTCTGATCGTTAAAGATGCCAATGGCAATTTACTGGCCGATGGCGACAGCGTCACGGTAGTGAAAGATCTGAAGGTTAAAGGCAGCTCTTCGATGCTGAAAATCGGCACCAAAGTGAAGAATATCCGTCTGGTCGAAGGCGATCACAATATTGACTGCAAAATTGACGGTTTTGGCCCGATGAAGCTGAAATCTGAATTCGTCAAAAAGAACTGATTTATTTCCGGGCAGGCGACGCGATTATTTTCCCCTATCGCCGTCGCCGCTCCCGATATCCTCACTGCCCTTCGCCTCCCTGCGCATCCGGTTATTTATCCCGCCAGCCGCCGCTATTTACGCTGCCGCCTGCAGCACTATTCCCGCCCCATTTTCGCGCTGCCGTCTGGCTCAATCCCGCTGTGGGTGACTACGCTTTACGGGTTACGGTCACTGAGGTATTCACCATGTCCTTAAGTCCCTACCTTGCCTTTGCGGGCAACTGCGCCGAGGCGATCGCCTTCTATCAGCAGACGCTGGGCGCCGAGCTGATGTTTAAAATGACCTTTGGCGAAATGCCGCCTTCGGCGCAGGAAGCCTCTGACGGCTGCCCGTCTGGCCAGAAGATGGCGGATGACGCCATCGCCCACGCCAGCCTGCGCATCGGCAACGGCGAGCTGATGCTAAGCGACAGCGCCTTCGGGCCCGATGTGCATTACGCCGGCTTCACCCTCGTCCTCGATCCCAAC is part of the Klebsiella quasipneumoniae subsp. quasipneumoniae genome and encodes:
- a CDS encoding zinc ribbon domain-containing protein YjdM — protein: MQLPHCPKCDSTYTYEDNGMYICPECAHEWNPAEATEENDVLIVKDANGNLLADGDSVTVVKDLKVKGSSSMLKIGTKVKNIRLVEGDHNIDCKIDGFGPMKLKSEFVKKN
- the yjdN gene encoding VOC family metalloprotein YjdN gives rise to the protein MSLSPYLAFAGNCAEAIAFYQQTLGAELMFKMTFGEMPPSAQEASDGCPSGQKMADDAIAHASLRIGNGELMLSDSAFGPDVHYAGFTLVLDPNDVAEGQRWFDALAVGGRIEMAWQETFWAHGFGKVVDRFGVPWMINVVKQG